TTTGGGGGGATGGGTCCGCAGGCGCCTCTAGAATTAGGGCTTGGGAATCAAAGGTGGCGAAGAATGTCAAAAGTGGCCGCTGGGTTGGAGGGTTCAAGGCGGGCGTTGCGTTCTCTGATCTCACTTCGGATGTCAACCAGGAGACTCTGATAAATGATCCATACGTAAGTAATCACATTCTTGCAGAAATTGTGTGAGTTTATATATCTTGATTAAGAACTGCACCCTTCTTTATTCTTCTACTAATGTAGTTTAGCAAAATATTCCATACTCCTCtgtctaatctcttcttttctttatgGAATCATTTCAGCTGTCAATAAATAAAATGCATGTCTATAATCCTTTTTTTGGGATTCAGGTCGTTGTGATTTGTCTTGCAACCAATGAAGTTTAAGCTTCACGTAACATTTAACTACATTTCTTAGACAAATTCATCTAAAAATGCTTTTATATTATACCTTGCCATCATaaattcttcatttcttccttacACATGTTTGATTTACCTTTTGTCTCTGTTTCTGGTTTACAGATTTATTACTAACACATCTTTCGAGGTGTTGGTTTGCTTGGCgggtaaaatttttttttttaattttttttaattttttttgtatttttgaagGTGTCAGCTATCCTATCTGATAAAGACTTTATCAGTTTATCAGAAGGTCCTGAGCTCGGATCTTGCCTTCATCACTTATCCtttgtaaagaaaaaaagaaaaaacataactTTTGAGGAAAATGGACTCAATATCACCATGCTGCGGTTGCAGGTTATCCAGGCTCCAATGTTTGGAAAACATAAGCCAGACCCCAAGAGTGTTGCATCGATCATTTTGGGTGGAGGACCCGGAGCTCAACTTTTTCCTCTCACAAGTACAAGAGCCACACCTGCAGTAAGAAATCGGCCCGATCTGCACCTAGGATGAAAAATAAGAGTTTATTAGATGTTCTGCTcttcatataatttttatttcttatgttTTTCCTTCCAGTAGATACTAAGATTTCTCTCTTAGGAATTCTCCAGTTATATTTTGTGCCTCGTTCCGGTTATAGCATGCATGATACATTATATGGTGACTTTAAAAGATATTGTTTTTTCTTAGTGTAAAAGTTGAATGATCTTTAGTGAAGCTATCTTACAGAATGTCAGAAACAAATTTTTTTTAGCATCTTGCATTCAGGTTTAAGAACCGTGATATTTTGAGGGTTGCGAAAGAGTTCCTCGGACATGAAAGAGTCTTGAGATCTTGTGATGCAGGGGATGCTTGATTTCCTGAAAGAATGATGCTTATGTGAATTGTCATTTTTTCTGATAAGAAAAAAGTCATATTCTTTTATGTGATATAAAAATGTCAATTGTTTCTGAAGACACATCTTCTATGCAACTTATTTCTGAGGTTTCCCACTATCCTGCAAATTCTATTAGATCAACAAAATGGAAGCATTAGTTTTTCCGTCATAGGCCATTACTCTTTTGAAGTCATATTCTTTCACCTGTTGACACAGGTATTTCCGCTGCATAGCACCTTGACAGCAAATATATTTTTACCATATTTTGTTCTCTATATTTTGGTTGTTGAATTCTCAATTAGTTCTCTTTAATCTAGCAAATCTATGATCCATTGCTCATTGTCCGCAGAGAATTCTAGATGTCAAAGTATCCTTGAActgctgatcttattctgtgctaTATAGGTTCCTGTTGGGGGATGCTATAAGCTTATTGACATTCCAATGAGCAATTGCATTAACAGCGGCATAAACAAGATATTCATCATGACACAATATAATTCAGCTTCCCTAAATCGCCATATTTACCGTACATTTAATTTTGGCAATGGAATCAACTTTGGGGATGGATTTGTCGAGGTAATATTTTCAATTAGCTGGATTCATGCATtattctttgtcattgtcaactgtGTTTAAGTTTGCTGGGTTTTAAAACATCATTGAGTTCAAGTAATTTAATTATCTGGACACCACTGAGATAGCTGATTAATTATTATGCTGACTCACTAACTAAAAGCTAGAATTTGAATTAAATCTTTGGTCTTATCATCcatatgttattttgaatcttttTTCAATGACTAGTTGTTTGAAGTCATAAGCAGGTTCTAGCAGCCACTCAGTCACCTGGTGAAGCTGGAATGAACTGGTTCCAGGGTACAGCAGATGCCGTGAGACAATTCACTTGGGTATTTGAGGTGCGCTATTTGGATTGAGAAAACCAAGAAAAGAGAAATACAAGGATAAGATTGATTTTCCTTTTCCAAGGTGTTTTACATCTGAGGTTTGTGactttgatatatgtttttaattCAGGACAACAGGAATAAGAACATTGACTACATAATGATTTTATCTGGTGACCAGCTATATCGTATGGACTACATGGATTTTGTGCAGGCATGTGTTAGCATAACTGACGCAATGTTGTTTATTGTCTATCATCTAATGTATATACTTAAACGATGCATGACAATTGCAGAGACATATTGATACTGGTGCAGATATTACCATATCATGTGTGCCTGTCAGCAGCAGGTATGCAATGTAAACTTGATCCCGGCTAGATGTGATTATGTATCAGCACTTGCATCTGGTTGTAGTCATTAATTCCTGAAGTCTAAAATTAGAAGCTGTAAACCAAGTTAAATGTCACAATCATCTAAAAGCTTGATGATGCATTGTCCTTCTCCACTCTTGTGATTGCTTGTGCTGCTGATCTGCCCTGCCATATTAGTTTTTGGAATTGCAGGAATCTGTTCTGTTCTTGATGTATCTGAAATTATGTATTTTCTGTTAACAAATCACTGATGAAATGTGATGTATATCTTAATTTCATCTCTGGAAACAGTAACTAATTCTTTCTGAATAAGTATTTGATCCTTGCTTTGTGCCATCTTTGCTGAGCAATGAACAAATATCTTTTCACTTCTACTTGTCCATTCTTATGAATAGGATGAATCAACCTTAATCTGTTTCCTTTGCTTTAGTTATTGGTAAAACACTTTTTATCTGAACTAGCTTTTTTCCCTTCCTATAAGCCGGGCATCTGACTATGGAATAGTGAAGATTGACAAGGCAGGTCACATCATCCAATTTTCAGAGAAACCCAAGGGAGCTGATTTGGAAGCTATGGTGAGTCATTTGTCTCGAGGTCCTCTTTTTGTGTGACATGAAGGTTTTTGCAGCAAGTGTCTCCATGAACAATCATAAACTTCATTGAATAAACTCACTAATATAGATCCACTTTGTGTACTGCAGAAGGATGAAAACACCTTCTTCAGATTGTCTCATCAAGATACTATAAGATATCCCTATATTGCATCGATGGGGGTTTATGTCTTCAACCGAAATACTCTACTGGAGCTTCTAAGGTATAACATATGTGACATTGCTATTCCAGCTTCTTTGAGGATGCTTTATTGAGTGTAATATTATCCCAGGTGGACATACCCAAAAGCAAATGACTTTGGACTAGACATCCTTCCTTCAGCTGTTAAAGCATATAAGGCTCAGGTGGGAGAACACTTTTACTCATTAAGAATAACATCTTGTGTTTTCATTTGATCAAGCGATTTCTTATTGTCTGTTAAGGTTTGGCCTATAATCATGTGCTCTTCTTGTCATGCTAGGCATATATTTTTGAAGATTACTGGGACGATATTGGAACAATCAAGTCATTCTATGATGCAAATTTGGCACTGACAGAACAGGTTAATCTTatctaaaagaaaattatgatcaaTCGCTTGCTCTGGCTTGTTTACGGTTAGGAGGGTAATGAGGCCACTAAATTTGCTTCATCAAGAAAGAAAGACATAAAACACATTCAACATTCTATATAAACTTGTGTAGCTAGATCACAAGGTGTTATTCTGATTTCGATATTGAGCATTTACCTGTAAGAACTGAATTAGTTGCAATGAATAGTTGCAACTCCGGAAAATGGAATCTggtaaatcttttcttacatagagtcattatatatgatatgtggggatatgtatgaaaaatagattttatatggatctatttctgccattcctttcattcttgctcgagccggatgattaaaaattatcatgtccgGTTCCTTCGGGGgatggatccataagaattcacctatcccaataacaaagaAACCTGACTTGAACGATCCTGTATTAAGAGCTAAATTGTAATTTTTTGCCTCTCCAGCCTCCAAAGTTTCAGTTTTACGATCCGAGGACACCCATCTTCACGTCGCCTCGATTTCTACCACcaactaaaatagaaaaatgcaGAGTATGTGTTATCATTTGCTAGTTTCTTGTTAGCATTTGTGATCTTTGGGCATCTTATTTTTAAAGTGAACGTGCAGATTCTTGATTCGATTATTTCACATGGATGCTTCTTACATGAGTGTAGCATTGAGCATTCCATAGTGGGAGTGCGCTCACGTATAGACTATGGTGCAGAGCTAAAGGTTAGAACCGTGCATCCAACCATTATTTTCAGTAAAATTTTCTAGCTTGTGAAACTTTGTTTTCTATACCAGCAACGAACTTTGGTTGCCCTGGAAGCTCTATGCTAAGTATCCACAGACAAAAGACAAGACTAACTTGACCAAATTCTTTGGTTGTTGACTGGATAAAATGGTCATGTATAATAATTGGATTCAGAAAGGGACATATTAAAATGAGCACACTCCATTTGAAACCTTTTAATTCCTTATTATGTTTCTATCAAGACAATAACAGACAAGCAGAGCAAAATTAGCAATTTTCTGAAGGAACTCAAGATCACAGCCTATTACAATTGCTTGATGTGTCTTATCTACGCTTTGTGAGGTCATGCTTTCCGTCAGCTTTGGGCCTGAATCAACATCTCATGTTGTCAAATTTTTCTACTTAAATTTTTATCTCATTTCTTTGCCACTCTATGATTCTCTTAATgcacttatttttaaaaattgattCATCTGTGCACTGTCATCAAGATTGCCCAATCACTCAAAAGGGTTCATTTCATACCGAGCTATTAATGACTGTTGATTTTATACTAATAAAGCTCAACTGCTATATTGTATCTGTACGGTTGGGTTGGCCTCTCAATTCAGATCTAAATAAGGATTATCGCATCTAATCATAGGTCTCATGATAGAAATTGACAAACCACTTGCAAATATAGAAATTGAATGTTGCGAATGTTATTATAGTTTTTAGTCATCAGAGCGAAGCTTCTCAAGTGTGTGAGGCTTCCAGCAATGCGGAGTTTAGGGAAGGTTCGGCTGAAGCTACTCTCATTAATTCTAGTACCTGGTCATGAAATATAAATTTCTGATATCATCTAGCTTACTCCATGTTTGCTTACCGGCATTACATTCTCTTTGAATCTTAGGATGCATTGATGCTGGGTGCTGATCTCTACGAAACTGAAGCTGAGCTTGCATCTATTCTGGCAGAAGGTAAGGTTCCTATCGGGGTTGGACAAAACACAAAAATCAGGTGAGTTCCAAGTTCTCATGGAAAATGTTTGCAAAATGCAGATGATACAAAAAGTTCTGAAACATGTCTCTTCTTTCCAGGAATTGCATCATCGACATGAATGCTAGGATAGGAAAGAATGTGGTTATCGCTAACAAAGATGTATGTACAACAGTTGGTAGTAAATCTATTTGTTGAACAGAGTAAAGTTTATATCGTCTAAATATCGGAGCATGATCATTGTGTAACAGGGCGTCCAAGAAGCTGATAGGCCAAGTGAAGGATTCTACATCAGATTTGGAATCACAATAATTATGAAGAATGCAACCATCAAAGATGGAACTGTCATATAAAAGAAATGCCAGTTCTCGACGTTTTTCATCAGATCGGAAGTATGGAGAATCTATGAATTGTAAAGAGaaatttcttaaacttttttcTTATAGTGTTGATGGTTGTCTTCCTAAATAATCAGCTGCCCTAATGCAGACTAATCCATGTGTATAACTTATCAATCTAAAGTCATAGAGAACTTGATGGAAATCATCAACTGGTTCATACCAGAACTGCTCGTCCCATAAATGAATTCAGCAGAGGGTAATTTTGTCGTTCTTATTCCATTATGTTGATCTTATATATTGCACTTTTTTTGCCATAACATTGTGACGATGAGCAAGTTTATTCCTCATTATTAAATTTTGACGAGGATATCAAATTGCTGTCATTTTTAGAAGCCAAATAGTGCATCTGTATACAGATTGTAATGTATTATACTGCAGCGTCTCATCATGCAAGCAGTAAAATTACTTGTGCATGGAGATGGATAGAAATGAAAAGAAACACACAGCTTCTTCTTCTCCGTCCATATATTTATTGCACACATATATAGAGAGCATAAGATGCTGTGTCTCCTGGATGAAACGAGATCTTCATCTCAAGGAGTTCTGCAAGCTTCATCATGCATTCTTGGTCAGTTTCTTCCGCCATTCCCCCTGCTTTGCTCCTCTCTCACGGCCTTTGCCTTGTTGAGCCTGGCGATGTTTCGCAGTCTGGCGTACAATTTCCCGAGGTACCGAAGCTGGCGAGACTGCTGAGTAATGATTTGGGCCGTGGAGGTTCCCTCGCTCATGACGATCTGGTAGCCATCCCCGTAGGAGTCCATGCCTTGGCTCAGCAGCTGCCAGAACAAGCCACCGGCGGCCGAGCCACCGGTTCTGGCGGACCAATAGATCTTGGAGTAGACGGTCTTGAACAGGGTATCCCTCTGGTAGATGCTGAACCCTGGGTCCTTCCATGACTTCCCGAACTCCGTGATCAGCAGCGGCTTCCGGATCACGTTCCGAGCATCTCGGATGTGGACGCCGAGCCAGTTGCTCAAGAAAGCAAGCTGGGATTGCTCGTCTGCGTTGGACAACCTGCTCATGAAGCAGAGGGTTTAGTGTTCTCTTGCTGCCGCTGCTAAATGACAATTTGCAGTGAACTCGTGACGTTACCATTGATCGGGATAGGAATGGATCGTGGCGAAATCGATGTTTGGAATCTCGTTGTTGGCAATGAAATCGGTTCCGATTTCCAAGCCCGGATTGAATCGCTTGTGGGGTGATGAGGAGCCATAGAATCCCTCTAAACCGGCTTCCAGCAGGTGGTTGCCGTCTATGGACTTCACGTACGCAGCCATCTCTGTGATCCATCCCTACGTGAGAAccaaaacaagagagagagagagagagagcagcttaATGCAAGTGGTTTGCTCGTCGTTCTTCATTCTTGAAGGAGTGAGACAAAGTTGAGTTAAACTGAGGATGATCAGAGAATGGAAGCTTGAGAATTAAATGGTTTCGATTACCTGAATGGTACTTCCTGACAGATCTGACTGGCATCTGGGCTCATTCATTAGCTCCCAAGCAAAGATTGTCGGGTCATCCTTGTAAGCAACTCCGGTGATGGTGTTGACTCTTGTGAGCATAGTCTAAAAGATCATCGAGCTCAAGATCAGGTACCAAGAATGACATAGAACTACTACAAATAGTATTGGATGTCAAAAAATATATGTGATTttacaaacatttatttattatattcatgttgctggttctttttcttcttcttcttcctacctTGATATGATTCTTGTAATAGCCTTTGACAACAGAGTCTGTGAAGAAACCATCGTCTGATGCAATGTACTGACCCTGATTTCTTGCCCATTGGACATACTGCTTCTTGCCTCCAAAAGTATCGTAGTTGTTGGCCAAGCTTAAGATGAGCCTAATTCGATATCTTCTGGCCTCGGATATCACAAAATCCAACCCCTGAAGTGAACAATCACAACAACAAGAAAAAAGTAAACGTTAAATCGCTAGTCACCAAAAAGAGAGAGATATCAAGAAAAGGTCGCGGATGATGTCGGAGACCCTGAAGGTTTGTTCGTTGTAGGAGCCCGGGGAGTACTGCAAGGCGTTGTTTCCCCCATCGCTGAAAGCCCATGTCCTGGCCACAAAGAGGCCATGGCTGGAGGCGTCTCCAAAGGCAGAGGAGACCTTGCTTCTCTGAGACGGATCTGAGGCCAGAGTCATGAGCCAGTAGGCATTGAACCCATTGGCAAAGAACGGGTTTCCATCGAGCACAAAGTTCAGCCCCCTGGTCTTGATGAACCCCCCGCCAGCCTCGACATGATAACGAGGAGCCAGCAGCAGCAGAAAGAGGCCAGCCAAGAGGCTCACTCCCTTCAtggctctcttcttcttccttcactGTCGGAGGTGGGAGACTCAGAAGAATGGAGAAAGAGGAAGCACGGAGTATGGGTATAAATGATCTCTCGTCCTTCTTCCTAGCCTAAGAAACCGAGAAAGCCTGGATCTAACTAAATGCTTCAGGTTCTGAGAAGCTTCGTGTGGGTGTGGCCTACTGAACTAAGTGCTGTGATTACTTATAATTGCATTGCAGGAAACAAAGTCGCTGCTATCTGGAATCCAATGTAAAAACAATGAAACATTGCTTCCTTTGTAAGTGTCGAACGCCGAGGATTGCGGCCAGAATCTTGATCTGGGAACAGTAAAAGGATTGCTCGAGACGATGCAAGTAACCTCGAAGAAGGGAGAACAGATGGCTTTTGGTGGATCAAGGAACCGTAAAGCAAATCAATCACCTTTTGTGGGGGGCATGCAATCATGGGTCCTGTCGAAAGCTTGACTCTCTCGTCGGTCGGCCTCTTCATGACTTCATTGGATCGTGTCCTCCACGGACTCGTTGTTTGAGTTTACCAGGGGATGATATCACCTGCTTTCCTGTTGTTGGAGTtgatgtaatttacattacttttTCATGTTGTCTTCTAATATTTGGTGCTTTAAACCATATTTGCAATCACTGCTCGATCGTCAAAGCtgcaaagaataaaaaaaaagcttGCAGAGTGATCAtggtctctctctctttctctgaaggattcatcagatgcaacaaaagcAGGAAACATCAATCATAAGAACTGTTCTTCGGATGGTTGCAGGTTTACTGGTTTGTATAAGATTGCTCTTCTTTTACTTGTGAGAAGACTTGAGttacatttttttttaatcttttacgtTATTATGGAATATAATCTTGAAAAATCTTAATAGTTCATTCGTGCGGTCCATGAGTAATTATCCGTTATAGATGATGAACATATCTGTACGATTTTAttctttcaaaataaaaaagacacGACGGAATTACGAGTCATTGGTTCCTATACTTCTCAACTAATATGCGATCAAATGATCTTATCAGTTATAAAACTATACATTACACAAAACCAATCCAATATAATATTCTCTGGGAAAAGCAAAGATAGAGGTAATTATCCTCGTAAGGTGGATGACTGCAAATGTTGGAGGTGCTCCGAATGCCTCAACGGAGAAAAGGTTTCATTTCCTCCAAACTAAACTCCCCCATGTCACGGCACAAAACCAGCTTAGTGGGAGTCGGTGCGGTTTGCTGCCACCTGACACATTGTCAACATACCTAACTCATTTGATCCGTGTTAGCTTTCGAAGGTACATGGGAGCCCGTGCGAGCACATGGCTAAGTCGATCGACTCAGCTTGAGTtgttcatcaaaataaaagaaaagaaaagaaaaaggattggTTTGGAGCCGAGTGATGATGACAGTGGGAGACAAAAGGGCGTCGGTCGATGAGTTGCCGCGTGTTTATTCGCCAGGGTCCCCCGGGATTTGGCACCGTTCATGTCACCTATTACTTCGGAAGATGTCGGATCTCGGCGTGGATTACGGAGGCTGCCGACAACTCGGCGGTTGAAGTGCCCATGTTAGTTTACCAGCATCAcatttgatgagggtaataatgataataagattCGGGTTGACGTCAGCTGCTCCAGATGACGCCTAGCGTCTTTATTAACCTGACAGCACCTGATCAACACGGACCGAAATATCGACCGAGGTACATTAACATCTTGCTCAGGCTCGGTCCCTCATGTCACGGCAACGTCAAtgtcagacgttaccaggagtacgatcctgctccttacaagcgggcacatcaggcaacggtaaccttcactataaaaaccctcgcgctctgaggaaacaaaggaagagaaaaaaaaaaaaaaaaaacccatgcgactattcactaacttgatcgtcggagaggtcgggccgaactctcccgacccgaccggtgtgcaggtgcgaagatgAAGGCCTCCCACTAAATGCCCTAGCGAGGAGCCCCCTCCCGGAGGAAACGGTGACCCATtcgcgatcggaccaccgcagtcgGTCTTCTACAGTCTCAAGGGTCGTCCAAGAAGATCCCCCATCATTCGgatccgaaccaagccgcgtcggccccgaggccacggcttaaggttgtttacactaacaacatTCACCTACACATCGAGATTAGATTTATGGAGGGTGAAACCTTCCTTCCTATAAACTTCAAGTCAAATGGCACATTCAGCATCcttaaaacataatctttaaAACTCAAATTACCTATTCTGTTACCATGCCACGAGGACATGGATCGTCTTATTACTCGCAGATGAGGGTTGATTTGGACGATTCGGTCGTCGGTCCCACGCCAGTGGGCAGTGGGAAGCTTTGTAAATCCTGTATCCTGCCAGAGTGCCCACAGGCAGGCGGCGTCGCTTTGGGTCGGGACGTACAGTATATGGCCCGGCCCAGCCTCCAGTAATCCATGGCCGACCCGATCGCATCCTACGAGGGTTGGAGCGCACCCGACTCGAGTTGGCCGACGTCTTCGTCTACCTCACCATCCGATTCCGGAGCAGTTCGTCGCTTTGCGGAAATATAAGCAATGAGAGCAGCTCTGTCGTCGACGTTGAAGAAAGTATCCGCCGCGGCAGCCGCGAGGCGGCCTCGTGTTGCGTTTGTATCATCCgcctcccaccaccaccaccgccatcaCCAAAGTAATAAGCCGACCAAGAAGCGGAAGGACGACTACATCCTGGGCCCGGATCTCCCTGACATCTGGGCCACGCCCGGCTCTATCTCTCCTCCTGCAGAATCCGAAAGCGGAGGTGGTAACCGAACTCTTGTGTTGATCAGTGAGCCATAAACACAAACACTTGGTCGTCATGTGGATGTAAGCTGATGTTTTCGCACGCACACTACTTCAAGATCAAAAAACTATTAGTACATGTGTCCATGGAACATAAAGGGGAGGAGATTGATGCGTGAGGGGCAGGCGTGCTGCATGGTTCATGGCTTTGCTTGACACCAATGCGTAATTACTGTTTAGAATAGCTATTCTTCGAGGGTAGGGGGGAGAATGGAGTTTGTCGGAACAAGTTTCTGATCAAGTAGTTGTCAAGTTTCCTTCCGAGTGGAAATCCACATTCATTATACGAAATGAATAAGAATATGATAAGGAGGTTTAAATCTTGTTTAGTTTTGTATGAGCTGTAGGAGGAATGGTGCGAACTTAGGAACACATCTTTTGACTATATGTTGTATCAAGTAATAATATTGTCATATTTTAGCTTCTTTATTAATTCTATTAGTTAACATATCAGAACTCCATTTGCTGATCGGTTGTATTTATGCTACGAAGAAAATTTCTAATATACCTACTGCATTGTTTTGCATCTTCCAAGGCCTGTGGGCTGTACATTGTTGGCTCTTTGGATAATTCCTTGTGTTCTTCGATCAAAACAGTTGTTTCATTCCAGAACTTTTAACTGGAATTGTAGGCTAAGGTGACCTGTCCACATGAATGATTTTAGTTTTGTGTTCACAAGCATACACCCGAACTATGTGGTTAACATGATTATTTAGCAGAATTGTTTATATTATGCTTTAGTTTACGTACATGTAGTTAAAcatgatgaagaaaaaaaaaaaacagattaaACCTCATGGCGACATATGATGGAATCTAGAGGTAACTCTTTTCAAATTTGTACCCCTTTGTAAGTAAATAAGTGCTTGTCTGAAGAAGAAAATGTTAACACTAGCCTTCAAAAGCAGACAGATGAGAATAGAATTTTGAAAGTTTTAGAAATTCGATAGAGGACAGTTCCAGCCTATGACAAATCTGGCAACAAAGCTGTTTaatgttttgaattattttttcaaGCATTAAGAATTATCTGAAACTAGTTTGAACTCTTCTTTGTCTGATCTGTACAAGGAAtcacttttttccttttactatGATTTAGTTTAAGTACTTCTGTCAATTGTACtagtatttttcttattttcttcttcttcagcaacCATGGCAGTTGATGCAGAACTGGCACCAACTATTATCGATGGTAAGTCCATCGCGGAAGAAATAAAATTAGGCATCGCTAAAGAAGTACACCGGATGAAGGACACGATCAAGAAAGTTCCTGGACTGGCTGTTGTATTGGTGGGTCAAAGAAGGGATTCCCAGACATATGTGCGCAACAAAATAAAGGCTTGTGAGGAGGTTGGAATAAGATCTCTGATGGCAGAATTATCTGAAGAATGTGCAGAAGATGAAGTATTGAATGCTGTATCCGAGTTTAATCAAGATCCATCAGTACACGGAGTCCTAGTACAGCTACCTTTGCCGCAAGTAAGTAGTAGCAATAATCTATAGCTTTCGGGCTTAGAAAACCTTCGTACTTCATTCACACTATTTATTCAGCAACATATATTCATCCAAGCATAACGTTTTAGTTGCTTTGGTATTGTGGTAAGTAAACGGAAGTCACT
Above is a genomic segment from Musa acuminata AAA Group cultivar baxijiao chromosome BXJ3-4, Cavendish_Baxijiao_AAA, whole genome shotgun sequence containing:
- the LOC103980210 gene encoding mannan endo-1,4-beta-mannosidase 1, translated to MKGVSLLAGLFLLLLAPRYHVEAGGGFIKTRGLNFVLDGNPFFANGFNAYWLMTLASDPSQRSKVSSAFGDASSHGLFVARTWAFSDGGNNALQYSPGSYNEQTFRGLDFVISEARRYRIRLILSLANNYDTFGGKKQYVQWARNQGQYIASDDGFFTDSVVKGYYKNHIKTMLTRVNTITGVAYKDDPTIFAWELMNEPRCQSDLSGSTIQGWITEMAAYVKSIDGNHLLEAGLEGFYGSSSPHKRFNPGLEIGTDFIANNEIPNIDFATIHSYPDQWLSNADEQSQLAFLSNWLGVHIRDARNVIRKPLLITEFGKSWKDPGFSIYQRDTLFKTVYSKIYWSARTGGSAAGGLFWQLLSQGMDSYGDGYQIVMSEGTSTAQIITQQSRQLRYLGKLYARLRNIARLNKAKAVREEQSRGNGGRN
- the LOC135636254 gene encoding glucose-1-phosphate adenylyltransferase large subunit 1-like isoform X1, whose product is MIAPLMDVSSVGLKANACFGHVKRGVLGSGESGIWGDGSAGASRIRAWESKVAKNVKSGRWVGGFKAGVAFSDLTSDVNQETLINDPYVIQAPMFGKHKPDPKSVASIILGGGPGAQLFPLTSTRATPAVPVGGCYKLIDIPMSNCINSGINKIFIMTQYNSASLNRHIYRTFNFGNGINFGDGFVEVLAATQSPGEAGMNWFQGTADAVRQFTWVFEDNRNKNIDYIMILSGDQLYRMDYMDFVQRHIDTGADITISCVPVSSSRASDYGIVKIDKAGHIIQFSEKPKGADLEAMKDENTFFRLSHQDTIRYPYIASMGVYVFNRNTLLELLRWTYPKANDFGLDILPSAVKAYKAQAYIFEDYWDDIGTIKSFYDANLALTEQPPKFQFYDPRTPIFTSPRFLPPTKIEKCRILDSIISHGCFLHECSIEHSIVGVRSRIDYGAELKFLVIRAKLLKCVRLPAMRSLGKDALMLGADLYETEAELASILAEGKVPIGVGQNTKIRNCIIDMNARIGKNVVIANKDGVQEADRPSEGFYIRFGITIIMKNATIKDGTVI
- the LOC135636254 gene encoding glucose-1-phosphate adenylyltransferase large subunit 1-like isoform X2: MIAPLMDVSSVGLKANACFGHVKRGVLGSGESGIWGDGSAGASRIRAWESKVAKNVKSGRWVGGFKAGVAFSDLTSDVNQETLINDPYVIQAPMFGKHKPDPKSVASIILGGGPGAQLFPLTSTRATPAVPVGGCYKLIDIPMSNCINSGINKIFIMTQYNSASLNRHIYRTFNFGNGINFGDGFVEVLAATQSPGEAGMNWFQGTADAVRQFTWVFEDNRNKNIDYIMILSGDQLYRMDYMDFVQRHIDTGADITISCVPVSSSRASDYGIVKIDKAGHIIQFSEKPKGADLEAMKDENTFFRLSHQDTIRYPYIASMGVYVFNRNTLLELLRWTYPKANDFGLDILPSAVKAYKAQAYIFEDYWDDIGTIKSFYDANLALTEQPPKFQFYDPRTPIFTSPRFLPPTKIEKCRILDSIISHGCFLHECSIEHSIVGVRSRIDYGAELKDALMLGADLYETEAELASILAEGKVPIGVGQNTKIRNCIIDMNARIGKNVVIANKDGVQEADRPSEGFYIRFGITIIMKNATIKDGTVI